The Halobacteriovoraceae bacterium genomic interval GTTGTAATATTTCCTATGTTTTTATTATTTACCCATATTTCTTTATTCTTATTGACTTGGACAATTACTCCAAATGATCCCATGACTCTCGTATTTGAAAGAGGTAGCTCAATATGTTCTTGAAGGTCGATTGATAAATCAGAAGCATTATAACTTCTTAGAAGAAAAACAAGTAGAATAACTAATATATCCAATAAAGAAGTTATATCTATATCGACATTTTTTTCATTTTTTGAATGTCTTTTATTAAACCTACTTCTCATAAATCCTACATAATTGTTTCAAATGTTATATTGTCAAATAACTTTCTTGTAGTTTTAACAACTCCATTCACTGATTGCCCCGTAAGTGGAGGATGTGACTGATCAACTTTTCTAACTGCATCCATCACTTGAATTATTGTTTTATAACTTATATTTTGTTGTGGTCTAAAGATGGCCGTTTTCTCATCAATATTTTTTACTTTTAACTCTATGAGTGTTCTATTGAGTAAATCCAAATCATAGGCCTTACCATCAAAGGGAATACTTTTTTGTATATCTCCATCTAGTCCTGTTTTGACTAGAATTTCTTGTTTTGATATTTCAACGACTAAATTTAATGGTGGTTTTTGATCCTTAAGATCATTTTCTTCTACCTCACTAACTACTGGAGCAGCACTTTCAAGTTCAAAAATATCTACAAACTGAGCAGACATTAAAAGAAAGAAAATAAATATAAATACTGCATCCATAATTGGAATTAAATTTAGTTTTTCTACTTGATTTCTTTTCTTTCTTGTTTTCATAAAATTATCCTATTAAATACTCCCTGGGGCCGGGGGCAATCCACCATCGTCATCATCATCAATCTCTTCTTTTGTATAAGGAGCTGGAGAATAACTTTCACCAGAGGCAATCGCCTCTCGGTTTTCTTTAATTCCTCTGTTGGCCACCTTTTTTGTACCAAGTAAGTCTACTAGTCTTATTGAATATTTTTCAATATCAGCAATAATCTTATCAGACTTACTCGTTAGAATAGAGTGGATAACTAACACAGAGATTGCTGAGATTAGTCCTAAT includes:
- a CDS encoding biopolymer transporter ExbD — its product is MRSRFNKRHSKNEKNVDIDITSLLDILVILLVFLLRSYNASDLSIDLQEHIELPLSNTRVMGSFGVIVQVNKNKEIWVNNKNIGNITTGSNEIPTLLKKLQDLKQQETEELEMYKRAPANTVNRDKKLTEKINIVLDETLPYEVMQQVMHTAAIAGYPKFKFIVQGDYN
- a CDS encoding biopolymer transporter ExbD, with amino-acid sequence MKTRKKRNQVEKLNLIPIMDAVFIFIFFLLMSAQFVDIFELESAAPVVSEVEENDLKDQKPPLNLVVEISKQEILVKTGLDGDIQKSIPFDGKAYDLDLLNRTLIELKVKNIDEKTAIFRPQQNISYKTIIQVMDAVRKVDQSHPPLTGQSVNGVVKTTRKLFDNITFETIM